GAATCCCTCACACCGGACTTCAGCCAGCACGCGCCCGCGCTCGCCCGCACGGTGCAGCTGGTCTCCGGCGACTTCCTGCTGACCGTCAACCCCGTCGACGGCAGCGAGATAGAAGTGTGCCCGCCCGCCGAACGGCCCGCCAGACCGTCGAAGCTCAGCACCGCGGAGCGCGCCGAGGCCGAGCGCGCGGCCCGGCCGCCCGTCCCGCCCGGCCCCGCGCAGCCCAGCCTGCCGCTGCTGGCCCGCCAGGACGAGCGCGAGCGACTGGTGCGCCTGCTCGCCCGTGGCCGCTCGGTCCGCCTCACCGGCCCCGCCGGCTGCGGCCGCACCCGCCTCCTCGACCTCGTCTGCGAGGACTGCTCCGACCTCGCCCCCGACGGCGCCGTCCGCCTGAACGGCCTCGGCCGCACCTCCGACGACCTGCTGTACGACCTCTTCTACGCGGTGTACAACGCCCCCCTGCACCGCCCGGACCGGGACGAACTGCTCGGTTACGTCCGTGAGATCGCCGCGGTCGTCGTCCTCGACGACCTCGAGTTCGGCGGCGCCGGGCTCGACGAACTGCTGGGGGCGACCCCCGAGTGCGCCTTCCTGCTCGGCGCCACCCCGGACGTGCCGGCGCCCTCCGCCGGCGCCGCCGTCGAGGAGGTCTTCCTCGGCGGCCTGGAGCGCGCGGCCGGGCTCGACCTGCTGGAACACGCCGTCGGCCGGCCCCTCACCGAGGAGGAGTCCAACTGGGCGGGTGACCTCTGGTTCGAGTCCGAGGGCCTGCCGCTGCGCTTCGTCCAGGCCGGTGCCCTGCTGCGGCAGCGCGACCGGCTGCGCGCCGGGACGAGTGCCGTCGACGAGTTCGGCGTCTTCGAGGACGCGCCCCCGGCCGACGTCAGCGAGGCCGCCGACGGCGACGACGTACCACTGCCCTCGCTCGGCGAGGCCGCCGCCCCCGCGCCGCTGCTCGCCTCCCGGCTGAGCGCCTCCGCCCGCGCCACCCTGCGGTTCGCCGTCGCGCTCGGCGGCGAGGTGCCGCACCAGGCGCATCTGCCCGCCCTGGTCGGCGACACCCACGCGGACGCCGCGCTCGGCGAACTGGCCGCCTGCGGCCTGGTCTCCCCGGTCGGCTCCCGCTACCGGCTCGCCGCGGGTGTCCTGACCCAGCTGGAGGCCGCCGGATACGCCGACGAGGCCGAGGCGGGCGCCCGCAGCGCCGCCCAGCACTACTCCTGGTGGGCCGGGCACCCCTCGGTCACCCCGGAGCGCGTGTGCGCCGAGGCCGACGCCCTCCTCGCCGCCCTGGCCCTGCTCGGGCCGCTCACCAGCCCGCCCGCCGAGGGCGAGGAGAGCCCGGCCGTGCACCTGGCGCGCACCGCCGCCCCCGCGTTCGCCGCGGGACTGCACTGGAGCGCCTGGGAACGCGTCCTGCGCACCGGCGCCGAGGCCGCCCGGCTCGCCGGGGACGTCGCCGAAGAGGCCTACTTCCACCACGAGCTCGGCATCCTCGCCCTGTGCGGCGGACAGCTCGACCGGGCCCGCGCCGAACTGGAGGCCTCCATCGGCCTGCGCGGCGCCCTCTCCGACAAGCGCGGCACCGTCGCCGGCCGCCGTGCCCTCGCCCTGGTCGCCGACCGCTCGGGCACCCCGATCGGGCTCGGGCCGACCGCGGGCGACGAGGTGCCCGACGCCCGGTACGAGGAGTCGGCGTCCCCGGCCGGTGGTGTTCCGGCGGCCTTCCCGACCCTCCAGCAGCCCCCCTCGCCGACCCTGGTCACCCGCCACGGCTCGCCCGTGCCCTCGCGCAAGGCCCGGGGCGGCCTCAGGGGCCTGGCCCGGCGCAACCTCGTGGCCGCCGGCGCCGGTGCCCTGCTCGTCGCCGTGCTCGGCACGGTGGTGACCCTCGGCGCCACGTCCGACAAGGAGACGAACCCGCCGTCCGACCAGGTCGGCGTCAACCCCTCGGCCAGCCAGGGCGTCGACGACGGCAGCCTGGGCGCCGACCGGCCGGCGAACGACGGTGACGGCGGCACGGGCGCGGCGACGAGCCGCCCGACCGACCCGGGCCCGGACGGCACGCCGGGCACCTCGGACGATCCGACCCCGACGGGCGATCCCAGCGGTTCCGCTGGCCCCAGCGACCCCGGGGCGACCTCGAAGCCGCCCACCACCTCGAAGCCGCCCACCACCTCGAAGCCGCCGGCCACGTCCAAGCCGCCGACGACGTCCAAGCCCCCCACGACGTCGAAGCCGCCGACGACGTCCAAGCCGCCGACCTCACAGCCGCCCACGTCCCAGCCGCCGACCTCGCAGCCGCCGACGTCCCAGCCACCGACCTCGCAGCCGTCCACCTCCGACTCGGCCAGCGGCCCGGCGCCGAGCGCTCCCACGAGCACCACCGCGAGCGCGCCGGAGAGCAGCCCCGACCCGGTGATCTGACACCCGTACACACAGCAGGGCCGGGTCCGTTCCTCGGACCCGGCCCTGCTCGTCTTGTACGTGCGGTGTGTCAGAACAGCCGCAGCTTGTCGTCCTCGATGCCCCGCAGCGCGTCGTAGTCGAGGACCTGGCAGCCGATGCCGCGGTCGGTCGCGAGGACCCGGGCCTGGGGCTTGATCTCCTGCGCGGCGAAGATGCCGCGGACCGGGGCGAGATGGGGATCGCGGTTCAGCAGCTCCAGATAACGCGTCAGCTGCTCCACGCCGTCGATCTCACCGCGCCGCTTGATCTCCACCGCGACGGTCTTGCCGTCGGCGTCCCGGCACAGGATGTCGACCGGACCGATGGCCGTCGGGTACTCGCGGCGGATGAGGGTGTAGCCGTCGCCGAGTGTTTCGATGCGGTCGGCGAGCAGCTCCTGGAGGTGCGCTTCCACGCCGTCCTTGATCAGGCCGGGATCGACGCCCAGTTCGTGCGAGGAGTCGTGGAGGACTTCCTCCATCGTGATGATGAGCTTCTCGCCCGCCTTGTTGACGACGGTCCAGACGCCCGCGGTGCCGTCGGAGTCACCGGGCTCTTCCTTCACCGTGCAGGGCGGCGACATCCAGTTCAGGGGCTTGTAGGCCCGGTCGTCGGCGTGGATCGAGACGCTGCCGTCCGCCTTCACCAGAATCAGGCGCGGGGCCGAGGGAAGGTGGGCGGTGAGCCGCCCGGCGTAGTCCACGGAGCAGCGGGCAATGACGAGACGCATGGTCGGCAACGCTACTCGACAGGCACCTGTCGACGCGATTCGCCCTGGAAAACACGTGTTCGGTAATGGCCGATTGTGTGCAGGGTGTGGTCATTGTGAGTGCCTCATCTGCGCATTCTCCTGGTGCCGTCACCGTCGGTTGCTTACGGTATGAACGGGAGGTCGCGACGTATGTACGCAGCGTGTCCGGTATCGCGAACTCCCTTATCTGTCCGGCAACCCCTGCCCGCCGGGCGGGGGTGCGAGAGGAGAACTCATGTCGCTCGACGTCTCACCGGCCCTACTCGAACAGGCCGAGCGAGGCGAGGTCGACGAAGCGGAATTCGTCGACTGCGTCCGGACCTCCCTGCCCTATGCGTGGGAGATGATCAGCTCCCTGGTGGTCCAGCTGAAGGTGGACGGCGGTGCGTTCGCCGACAACCAGACGCCTCCGCCGGACGAGCGGGCACGCGGTCAGCTGCTGCGTGCGCTTGCGAGTGACGCGATACGCGGCGCGCTGCAACGGCACTTCGGTGTGCGACTGGCCTTCCAGAACTGCCACAGGGTGGCGGTGTTCCCGCTTGACTCCTCGGTCGACGAGAAGCTGGGCCGCTTCACGTCGGTCCGCAGCCAGGTGCTCAACCAGTCACCCGAGTTCCGGGACTGCTGACGCGGCGCCGCTTGCTTGCCGCTCCGTACGCGGGAGGTGCAGTTTTGTACCGGAGCGGCAAGCCCCAGGAACCCCCCACGCTTTCAGACGAGTTGGGGGAGCACCTCGGACCCCAGCCGTCGTACGTTCTCCTCCGTCGCCGCCAGGTCCCCGGAGCCCTCGACGAGCAGGGCGAAGCGGGAGATGCCGGTCCGCTCGCTGGTCGCCGCCAGCCGGTCGGCGCACAACCGCGGTGTGCCCACCGGGTGCAGCCCGCAGAGCAGTTCGGTGTACGCCAGCGGGTCGCGCATCCGGCGCGTGCGCCCGTCGACCGTGACATGCGCATCCAAGCCCTGCTTCAGCCAGCCCGGCATCGCCTTGATCAGCGTCTCCGCCGCGTCGACCCGCCGGTCCGCGATCTGGCAGACGCCCGCCGACACATGGGACGCGCCCTGGATCTCCTCGGCCGGCCGGCCGCACGCCCGCGCGTGCCGCCGCCACAGGGCGACCATCTCGGCCTTCTCCTCGTCCCCGACGTGCATCCCGAGCAGCATCGACAGACCGCGCTCGGCGGCCAGCCGCACACTCGCCGGTGACGTGCAGGCGACGACGAGCTCGGGCCCCTCGATCTCGGTCAGGGCCTCCGACGGCCGGGGAACCACCGGGACTTCACGGAAGCGGAAGCGCTCCCCGTCGGCCGCCACCGACGCGTCGCGCAGCCAGCGCACCAGGACGTCCAGGGACTCCGGGAACCCTTTCTCGTACGCCTCCAGGCCCGCGCCGAACACCTCCAGGTCGACCCACGGGCCGCCGCGCCCGACGCCGAGCGTGAAACGGCCGTCGCTCGTGTGGTGCAGCAGCGCCGCCTGTTCGCCGAGGGCCACGGGGTGGGAGGTGGGCAGGACGCTGACCGCCGTGCCGACCCGGATACGGCGGGTGCGGCCGAGCAGGAAAGCGGCCAGGGTGACCGCCGACGGGCACGTGCCGTACGGCACGAAGTGGTGTTCGGCCAGCCAGACCGTGTCGAGCCCGGCCTCCTCGGCGACCTCGGCCGAGCGGACCGCGCGGTGCAGCGCCTCTCCCTCGCCCTGACCGGGGAACTGGGCCGCCAACACGAAACTTCCAACGCGCATTGCTTTCCTGCTTCCTTGGCTCCGACACGGGAGCTCCCCCACAGGGCATAACCGTCTGACACGTGCCGAGGACACGGCCGGTCGACGTATTTTGCGGATTGTCTGCAGAATGGGGCGTTCCGCGGGGAGCCCGGGAAGACCCCGACGGGGAGACCTCGGCGGACTCCGCCTCGCCCGGCGAGGGACTTGTGGCGATCGGTGGCGTACGCGTACCCCGGTCCGCGCCGCGTAGGCTGGACGGGCCCCGTGTCCTGTATAGCCCCGAGAGGTGTCCCGTGTCCCCGCGTCGCAACCGACCCAAGGGCGCTGTTTCGTCCGGCCGGAGCGCCGAGGACGACCGCCCCGGCCGCTACGGCGGCTGGCAGTCGTCGGAGAACTGGCAGGGCGAGAACTGGAGCGTGCGGCACGTGGCCGGGGCGAGCGCGCAGGGCAAGTCGTACCGCTGCCCCGGCTGCGACCAGATGATCCCGGACGGGGTGCCGCACGTGGTGGCCTGGTCCGAGCACACAGGCGTGGACGACCGCCGGCACTGGCACAAGGCTTGCTGGAACGCGCGGGACCGCCGCACCCCCGGGGTGCGGCGGTCCCGTAACGCGCCCAGATTCTGACGGACCTCAGACGTCCCGCTTCTCCAGCAGCGCGAAGGCGGCGGCGAACGCGACGGCCGTCGCGCCGAGGATGATCCACAGCGGGTCCCAGCCGGACGGGCCGGACTGGCTGAGGGAGTTGGAGTAGAAGACGCTCAGCTGGTTCGGGATCGAGTACTCGAACAGCGCGTCGCGGACGTCCTGCAGCGACTCCGAGAACATGAACAGCGCGATCACCAGCGGGGCGAGCACGGCGCCGATCATGATGGTGATGGCGCCCGCCGAATGCCGGATGATCGATCCGATGGCGAGCGAGAGCAGGCCCAGCAGCGCGACGTACGCCGCGATGCCGACCGTGCCCCTCAGCCACTCCCCGGTGGACGGGTCCTTGGCGCCCTGGCCCTCCAGCATCGCCACGTGCAGGAAGGCGACGAGGGACGCCGACACCAGCGTCACCACGAACGCGACCAGGAAGAACACGATGCCCTTCGCCGCCAGCACCCGGCCCCGGCTCGGGCACGCGACCATCGTGGTGCGGACCATGCCCGTGCCGTACTCGGAGGCCGTGGTCAGCACGCCCAGCGTGATGATGCACATGCTGCCGAGCAACAGTCCGAAGAAGCCCAGCCCGAGCGGGCTCTCGCCGGACAGGGCCGGGTCGGAGTTCGCCACCACCACGCCGGTCAGCGTGCCGATGCCGACGACGAGCAGGACGAACACGCCGAGCGTCCACATCGTGGAGCGCACCGACCTGATCTTCGTCCACTCGGAGGCGATGGCATGCCCGAGGTGCGTCCGCACGACCGGGATCGGCGAGGTGTAGCCGGGGTACGAAGAACCGGGTGCCGCCTCCCAGGTGGGTGCGGCCGGCGGCATCTGGGGCTGAGGGCTGCTCATCGGGGGTCCTCGGGCTTGGTCAGGTCGGAGGTCGGGACGGGCGCGGGCGCGGCGCTCGCCTGCGGAGCCGGCGCGGCGGGCGCCGCCGGGGACTGGGGTG
The genomic region above belongs to Streptomyces coeruleorubidus and contains:
- a CDS encoding ATP-binding protein, with the protein product MDPNTRGPEEYGHDGDSQSPRQRPPRESLTPDFSQHAPALARTVQLVSGDFLLTVNPVDGSEIEVCPPAERPARPSKLSTAERAEAERAARPPVPPGPAQPSLPLLARQDERERLVRLLARGRSVRLTGPAGCGRTRLLDLVCEDCSDLAPDGAVRLNGLGRTSDDLLYDLFYAVYNAPLHRPDRDELLGYVREIAAVVVLDDLEFGGAGLDELLGATPECAFLLGATPDVPAPSAGAAVEEVFLGGLERAAGLDLLEHAVGRPLTEEESNWAGDLWFESEGLPLRFVQAGALLRQRDRLRAGTSAVDEFGVFEDAPPADVSEAADGDDVPLPSLGEAAAPAPLLASRLSASARATLRFAVALGGEVPHQAHLPALVGDTHADAALGELAACGLVSPVGSRYRLAAGVLTQLEAAGYADEAEAGARSAAQHYSWWAGHPSVTPERVCAEADALLAALALLGPLTSPPAEGEESPAVHLARTAAPAFAAGLHWSAWERVLRTGAEAARLAGDVAEEAYFHHELGILALCGGQLDRARAELEASIGLRGALSDKRGTVAGRRALALVADRSGTPIGLGPTAGDEVPDARYEESASPAGGVPAAFPTLQQPPSPTLVTRHGSPVPSRKARGGLRGLARRNLVAAGAGALLVAVLGTVVTLGATSDKETNPPSDQVGVNPSASQGVDDGSLGADRPANDGDGGTGAATSRPTDPGPDGTPGTSDDPTPTGDPSGSAGPSDPGATSKPPTTSKPPTTSKPPATSKPPTTSKPPTTSKPPTTSKPPTSQPPTSQPPTSQPPTSQPPTSQPSTSDSASGPAPSAPTSTTASAPESSPDPVI
- the nucS gene encoding endonuclease NucS, which codes for MRLVIARCSVDYAGRLTAHLPSAPRLILVKADGSVSIHADDRAYKPLNWMSPPCTVKEEPGDSDGTAGVWTVVNKAGEKLIITMEEVLHDSSHELGVDPGLIKDGVEAHLQELLADRIETLGDGYTLIRREYPTAIGPVDILCRDADGKTVAVEIKRRGEIDGVEQLTRYLELLNRDPHLAPVRGIFAAQEIKPQARVLATDRGIGCQVLDYDALRGIEDDKLRLF
- a CDS encoding SCO5389 family protein, with translation MSLDVSPALLEQAERGEVDEAEFVDCVRTSLPYAWEMISSLVVQLKVDGGAFADNQTPPPDERARGQLLRALASDAIRGALQRHFGVRLAFQNCHRVAVFPLDSSVDEKLGRFTSVRSQVLNQSPEFRDC
- a CDS encoding LLM class flavin-dependent oxidoreductase — encoded protein: MRVGSFVLAAQFPGQGEGEALHRAVRSAEVAEEAGLDTVWLAEHHFVPYGTCPSAVTLAAFLLGRTRRIRVGTAVSVLPTSHPVALGEQAALLHHTSDGRFTLGVGRGGPWVDLEVFGAGLEAYEKGFPESLDVLVRWLRDASVAADGERFRFREVPVVPRPSEALTEIEGPELVVACTSPASVRLAAERGLSMLLGMHVGDEEKAEMVALWRRHARACGRPAEEIQGASHVSAGVCQIADRRVDAAETLIKAMPGWLKQGLDAHVTVDGRTRRMRDPLAYTELLCGLHPVGTPRLCADRLAATSERTGISRFALLVEGSGDLAATEENVRRLGSEVLPQLV
- a CDS encoding ATP/GTP-binding protein, whose amino-acid sequence is MSPRRNRPKGAVSSGRSAEDDRPGRYGGWQSSENWQGENWSVRHVAGASAQGKSYRCPGCDQMIPDGVPHVVAWSEHTGVDDRRHWHKACWNARDRRTPGVRRSRNAPRF
- a CDS encoding ABC transporter permease subunit, yielding MSSPQPQMPPAAPTWEAAPGSSYPGYTSPIPVVRTHLGHAIASEWTKIRSVRSTMWTLGVFVLLVVGIGTLTGVVVANSDPALSGESPLGLGFFGLLLGSMCIITLGVLTTASEYGTGMVRTTMVACPSRGRVLAAKGIVFFLVAFVVTLVSASLVAFLHVAMLEGQGAKDPSTGEWLRGTVGIAAYVALLGLLSLAIGSIIRHSAGAITIMIGAVLAPLVIALFMFSESLQDVRDALFEYSIPNQLSVFYSNSLSQSGPSGWDPLWIILGATAVAFAAAFALLEKRDV